The proteins below are encoded in one region of Winogradskyella helgolandensis:
- a CDS encoding HopJ type III effector protein codes for MILEDFLAKLKSNPKQIDFSETMTVIETYYQFTPTAFTNGTLKNAEDQNSGSCKLFAFAVDQKLTAEETLACFGTYYFEDVLINPKGTGHQNIRNFIATGFEGLYFETFPLKKK; via the coding sequence ATGATTTTAGAAGATTTTTTAGCCAAATTAAAATCTAATCCAAAACAGATTGATTTTTCCGAAACCATGACTGTAATAGAAACCTATTATCAATTTACACCAACGGCATTCACAAATGGAACTTTAAAAAATGCTGAAGACCAAAACTCAGGCTCTTGTAAACTATTTGCCTTTGCTGTTGATCAAAAATTAACAGCAGAAGAAACCTTAGCGTGTTTTGGGACCTACTATTTTGAAGATGTCCTTATAAACCCAAAAGGAACTGGACATCAAAACATCCGAAATTTTATAGCAACAGGCTTTGAAGGCTTATACTTTGAAACCTTTCCGTTAAAAAAGAAATAA
- a CDS encoding dihydrolipoyl dehydrogenase family protein — MKTKHYNVFVIGSGIAGQTAAKACVASGLTVAISDKREYGGTCSTRGCDPKKIVMQFADLAQHSNQLKGFGIKKSPKINWKAVQKFKTSFTKPVPSSTESDLKDLGIDLYHQSPKFISKNEVMVEGKTISADKFVIATGYVARPLEFEGSDLLKTSDDILNLKKIPKSAIFIGSGYVGMEFCYMLSTLGCDVTMIEASDTALTQFDSFLVEKLIKVLENNGVKFMFNTKPTAVKKLKKNLKLTYEKDGKSKTIKARKIFNTAGRVPAVEKLNLENAGIKADASGVLVNDFMQSTSHEEVYACGDVSSKSLPLTPLSGLQGYIAGHNIINGNSKEFENPLVPSIVFTKPQLASVGYSEEEAKSRYKNVIVYKGDTSDWYNAKKEHAEAYAYKILVNERTQKIVGAHLLSTQANETINILAMAINAGMTIREFKKQIFTYPSYTNDLKSMLKDDD, encoded by the coding sequence ATGAAGACTAAACATTATAACGTATTTGTTATTGGTAGTGGTATTGCAGGACAAACAGCAGCAAAAGCTTGCGTTGCATCAGGATTAACAGTTGCTATTTCAGACAAAAGAGAATATGGAGGCACCTGCTCTACACGAGGTTGTGATCCTAAAAAAATAGTGATGCAATTTGCAGATTTAGCGCAACACTCTAACCAACTTAAAGGTTTCGGAATTAAAAAATCACCTAAAATTAATTGGAAAGCCGTTCAGAAATTTAAAACGTCTTTTACCAAACCCGTTCCGTCATCTACAGAAAGTGATTTAAAAGATTTAGGTATTGATTTGTATCATCAATCTCCAAAATTCATCAGCAAAAATGAAGTTATGGTTGAAGGTAAAACCATCTCTGCAGACAAATTTGTAATTGCTACAGGTTATGTCGCACGACCATTAGAGTTTGAGGGTTCGGACCTTTTAAAAACTAGTGATGACATTCTCAATTTGAAAAAAATCCCGAAATCAGCCATATTTATTGGTTCGGGTTATGTTGGAATGGAATTTTGCTACATGCTTTCAACATTAGGTTGCGACGTCACTATGATTGAAGCTAGTGATACTGCGCTTACACAATTTGATTCATTTTTAGTTGAAAAACTCATCAAGGTTTTAGAGAACAATGGTGTAAAATTTATGTTTAACACGAAGCCCACGGCGGTTAAAAAATTGAAGAAGAACTTAAAGCTGACGTATGAAAAAGACGGTAAATCAAAAACGATAAAAGCCAGAAAAATATTTAATACCGCAGGTCGCGTGCCAGCAGTAGAAAAATTAAATTTAGAAAATGCGGGGATAAAAGCTGATGCATCTGGAGTTTTGGTCAACGATTTTATGCAAAGTACAAGTCATGAAGAGGTGTATGCTTGTGGAGACGTCTCCAGTAAATCGCTACCTTTAACACCGCTTTCTGGTTTGCAAGGTTATATTGCAGGCCATAATATCATAAATGGCAATTCTAAAGAATTCGAAAACCCTTTAGTACCTTCCATTGTTTTTACGAAACCACAATTAGCAAGTGTTGGCTACTCCGAAGAGGAAGCCAAAAGCCGATATAAAAACGTCATAGTTTATAAAGGAGATACTTCTGACTGGTATAATGCAAAAAAGGAACATGCAGAAGCTTATGCCTATAAAATATTGGTTAACGAGCGCACTCAAAAAATAGTAGGTGCTCATTTATTGAGTACGCAAGCCAATGAAACAATTAATATTTTAGCCATGGCAATAAACGCAGGTATGACTATACGTGAATTTAAAAAACAAATATTCACATACCCTTCTTATACCAACGATTTGAAAAGCATGTTGAAAGATGATGATTAA
- a CDS encoding uracil-DNA glycosylase family protein, protein MKELLHNISQCTLCKAHLPLGPRPVATAHINSKIVIIGQAPGTKVHQSGISWDDQSGKRLRQWLNVTDEQFYNTENFAIIPMGFCYPGKAKTGDLPPRPECAPQWHDTLLDKMPNVELIILIGAYAQKYYLKDGKNLTESVGDYKEYLPAYFPIPHPSPTNRFWRSKNPWFEELVVPELRKKVKTILNL, encoded by the coding sequence ATGAAAGAATTACTTCATAATATAAGTCAATGTACCCTCTGTAAGGCACATTTGCCATTAGGTCCAAGACCTGTAGCAACAGCACATATTAATTCTAAGATTGTAATTATTGGGCAAGCACCAGGAACAAAAGTGCATCAATCTGGGATTTCTTGGGACGACCAAAGTGGAAAAAGACTAAGACAATGGCTTAATGTCACCGACGAACAATTTTATAACACAGAAAACTTCGCCATTATCCCTATGGGATTTTGCTATCCAGGAAAAGCAAAAACGGGAGATTTGCCACCAAGACCAGAATGTGCACCGCAATGGCACGATACATTATTGGATAAAATGCCAAATGTGGAATTGATTATTTTAATAGGAGCTTATGCTCAGAAGTACTATTTAAAAGATGGAAAAAACTTGACAGAGAGCGTTGGCGATTATAAAGAGTATTTGCCAGCCTATTTTCCAATTCCACATCCATCACCAACCAATCGATTTTGGAGAAGTAAAAACCCCTGGTTTGAGGAATTGGTTGTGCCTGAATTGCGGAAGAAGGTAAAAACTATCCTGAACCTGTAA
- a CDS encoding T9SS type A sorting domain-containing protein, which yields MNTKTTTLTAFCIIIINSLLLTAQAPYGSAGEHTAVPLGDSEAPFGYYEYLPLDFDTSSGETYPLVISYHGSSSSGNGTWELDYVLSAGLPKLISNGSDLEAIIISPQSTDANFSATDFLSLYNYIIDSYNINTDRVYVTGLSSGGSSTWNALKEHYDKIAAAIPICGYNLVNDPSVFLQQTPIWTFHNFDDSVIDVSRTISNVNRISDTDSSVMTLYPYENGDDAANEDYTMQFDSSTQTWSIGEGRNEPLDNLAFTLYKDGGHNSWTKTYDNQAVLDWLFSQSINTLSISEKTLDFKLYPNPTSGSVTISTKNETEKKIEVYSISGKKVYESSFFRELTVDLSAYSSGVYFAKVVANDSIEKSMKIIIN from the coding sequence ATGAATACTAAAACGACTACACTTACAGCATTTTGTATTATTATAATTAATTCATTGTTATTAACAGCACAAGCCCCTTATGGTAGTGCTGGTGAACATACAGCTGTGCCTTTGGGAGACTCAGAAGCTCCTTTTGGTTATTACGAGTATTTACCATTAGATTTTGATACTTCATCAGGCGAAACGTATCCACTTGTCATATCTTATCATGGTTCTAGTTCCAGTGGAAATGGTACTTGGGAGTTAGATTACGTGCTATCCGCAGGTCTTCCAAAATTAATAAGTAATGGCTCTGACCTTGAAGCAATAATAATTTCGCCTCAAAGCACTGATGCTAATTTTAGCGCTACTGATTTTTTAAGTCTATATAATTATATAATTGATAGTTACAATATAAACACAGATAGAGTATATGTGACCGGTTTAAGTTCTGGAGGTAGTAGTACTTGGAATGCCTTAAAAGAACATTATGACAAGATAGCTGCTGCAATTCCAATTTGCGGGTATAACTTAGTGAATGACCCATCAGTTTTTTTGCAGCAAACACCAATTTGGACTTTTCATAATTTTGATGATTCTGTAATAGATGTTAGTAGAACCATTAGTAACGTGAATAGGATTTCAGATACAGATAGCTCTGTTATGACTCTTTATCCCTACGAAAATGGAGATGATGCAGCCAATGAGGATTATACGATGCAGTTTGATTCTAGTACTCAAACTTGGTCTATTGGAGAAGGAAGAAATGAACCATTAGATAATTTAGCATTTACTTTGTATAAAGATGGAGGTCATAATTCTTGGACAAAGACATATGACAATCAAGCGGTTTTGGATTGGCTATTTTCTCAAAGTATAAACACGCTTAGTATTAGCGAAAAAACCTTAGATTTTAAATTATATCCAAACCCAACTTCAGGTAGTGTTACGATTTCTACAAAGAATGAAACTGAAAAAAAAATAGAAGTATATAGTATCTCAGGTAAAAAAGTCTATGAGAGTTCATTTTTTAGGGAGCTTACTGTAGATTTGAGTGCGTATTCTTCAGGAGTTTATTTTGCTAAAGTTGTAGCAAATGATTCAATTGAAAAAAGCATGAAAATTATTATTAATTAG
- a CDS encoding carboxymuconolactone decarboxylase family protein yields MALVTPLSADHDLETKELAEFFDETLGFCPNSVLTMQRRPAISKAFINLNKAVMANEGRVTSALKRMIAWVSSNATGCRYCQAHAIRAAERYGAEQEQLDHIWDYRTHAAFNDAERAALDFSLAASQVPNAVDAEIKERLYQHWDEGEIVEMLGVISLFGYLNRWNDSMGTDIEDGAVESGDQYLGKHGFTVGKHNGSRY; encoded by the coding sequence ATGGCATTAGTAACACCTTTGTCTGCTGACCACGATTTAGAAACCAAAGAATTAGCTGAATTTTTTGATGAAACCCTTGGGTTTTGTCCAAATTCAGTACTAACCATGCAACGTAGACCTGCAATATCTAAGGCCTTCATTAACTTAAATAAAGCTGTTATGGCCAATGAAGGCAGAGTAACCTCAGCTTTAAAACGTATGATTGCTTGGGTGAGTAGTAACGCAACAGGTTGCAGATATTGCCAAGCACATGCGATTAGAGCGGCCGAACGTTACGGTGCAGAACAAGAGCAATTAGATCATATTTGGGACTATAGAACGCATGCTGCTTTTAATGATGCCGAGCGTGCTGCTTTAGATTTTAGTTTGGCAGCGTCGCAAGTACCAAATGCGGTTGATGCAGAAATAAAAGAACGTTTATACCAACATTGGGACGAAGGCGAAATTGTAGAAATGTTAGGTGTAATTTCACTCTTTGGTTACTTGAACCGTTGGAATGATTCTATGGGTACTGATATTGAAGACGGAGCTGTTGAAAGTGGGGATCAATATCTTGGAAAACATGGGTTTACGGTTGGTAAACATAATGGGTCTAGGTATTAG
- a CDS encoding OsmC family protein: MADKITTHWRGNMTFESDNPRWPSIMMDASEEFGGTGSGMAPKAMMLSSLAGCSGLDVISTLDKMKVEIDDFKIDVSGELTDEHPKYYHTVVVDYHFYGADLNEKKCERAVNLSVNKYCGVMEMFRQFATVKTHIHFHKSTK, translated from the coding sequence ATGGCAGATAAAATAACAACACATTGGAGAGGTAACATGACTTTTGAATCTGATAACCCAAGATGGCCGTCCATTATGATGGATGCTTCTGAAGAATTTGGAGGTACAGGTTCAGGTATGGCACCTAAAGCCATGATGCTATCCTCTTTAGCCGGATGCTCGGGTTTAGATGTGATTTCTACTTTAGATAAAATGAAAGTTGAAATTGACGATTTTAAAATAGATGTTTCTGGTGAACTAACAGACGAACACCCAAAATATTACCATACCGTAGTTGTAGATTATCATTTTTATGGTGCCGATTTAAATGAAAAAAAATGCGAACGTGCCGTCAACTTATCTGTTAATAAATACTGTGGAGTGATGGAAATGTTTCGTCAGTTTGCAACCGTTAAAACCCATATTCACTTTCATAAAAGCACAAAATAA
- the recJ gene encoding single-stranded-DNA-specific exonuclease RecJ produces the protein MRWTLKPKPEATQVALIKKALQVDDIVATLLLQRGIDNYDAAKKFFRPSFDELHDPYLMKDMDKAVARIEKAIDGGENIMVYGDYDVDGTTSVALMSSYLKTRTDTVATYIPDRYDEGYGVSYKGIDFADDNDVSLIIALDCGIKAIDKVAYAKEKGIDFIICDHHRPSDKIPDAVAVLDPKRDDCDYPFKELCGCGVGFKLITALAANQGQTVEDLTEYLDLVATAIGADIVPIVDENRALAYMGLNIINTNPRPGMKAIIAEIKKDILTITDVVFIIAPRINAAGRMKHGNHAVTLLTETDFNLAAKYAVDIDAFNTDRRETDKRITEEALVQIEENNEQEGFTTVVYDESWHKGVIGIVASRLIETYYRPTLVFTKSGDKLAASARSVSGFDVYNALEACSEHIEQFGGHKYAAGLTLDPKNYEAFKAKFESVVKDTIDPKLLTPELKVDLEIELGQINDKLMRILKQFAPFGPGNMSPTFMSQNLKDTGWGKCVGEDDKHIRLTVTQSFNDKIVCIGFGLGDKIDIIKSKRPFSAAYSIDENHWNGNVSLQLKLKDIKK, from the coding sequence ATGCGTTGGACATTAAAACCAAAACCAGAAGCCACTCAAGTGGCTTTAATTAAGAAAGCACTTCAAGTTGATGATATTGTTGCAACATTATTGTTGCAACGCGGCATTGACAATTACGACGCTGCCAAAAAATTTTTCAGACCAAGTTTTGATGAGCTTCATGATCCATATTTAATGAAAGATATGGACAAAGCAGTTGCTAGAATCGAAAAGGCCATTGACGGAGGTGAAAATATTATGGTTTATGGTGATTATGATGTCGATGGCACAACGTCTGTCGCCTTAATGTCTTCATATTTAAAAACAAGAACAGATACTGTTGCCACATACATTCCAGATCGATATGACGAAGGTTATGGTGTCTCTTATAAAGGTATTGACTTTGCAGACGATAATGATGTTTCACTAATTATAGCGCTCGATTGTGGTATAAAAGCCATTGACAAAGTCGCATATGCTAAAGAGAAAGGCATTGATTTTATTATTTGCGATCACCACAGACCAAGTGATAAGATTCCAGACGCTGTTGCGGTTTTAGACCCAAAACGCGACGATTGCGATTATCCGTTTAAAGAACTTTGTGGTTGTGGTGTAGGCTTTAAATTAATTACGGCTTTAGCAGCCAACCAAGGGCAAACGGTAGAAGATTTAACCGAATATCTCGATTTGGTAGCTACTGCCATTGGTGCAGATATTGTACCCATTGTAGATGAAAACAGAGCCCTGGCTTATATGGGTTTAAACATTATAAATACCAACCCAAGACCTGGCATGAAAGCGATTATCGCTGAGATTAAAAAGGACATTCTTACCATAACAGATGTGGTTTTTATTATCGCACCTCGAATTAATGCCGCAGGACGAATGAAACACGGTAACCACGCTGTAACACTTTTAACCGAAACCGATTTTAACCTTGCTGCAAAATATGCCGTAGATATTGATGCCTTTAATACCGATCGTCGTGAAACGGACAAACGTATCACAGAAGAAGCTTTAGTTCAAATTGAAGAGAATAACGAGCAAGAAGGATTTACCACTGTTGTTTATGACGAATCATGGCACAAGGGAGTGATTGGTATTGTCGCATCACGATTAATTGAAACATACTACAGACCAACATTAGTATTTACTAAAAGTGGAGATAAGCTAGCGGCTTCAGCACGTTCAGTTTCTGGTTTTGATGTGTATAATGCGTTGGAAGCTTGTTCAGAACATATAGAGCAATTTGGAGGTCATAAATATGCCGCAGGCTTAACTTTAGATCCGAAAAACTATGAGGCTTTTAAAGCTAAATTTGAGAGTGTTGTAAAAGACACCATAGATCCAAAATTGTTAACACCAGAGCTTAAAGTTGATTTAGAAATAGAACTTGGTCAAATCAATGATAAACTCATGCGAATCCTAAAACAATTTGCACCATTTGGCCCTGGGAATATGTCACCCACCTTTATGTCTCAAAATCTAAAAGATACTGGCTGGGGAAAATGTGTTGGAGAAGATGATAAACACATTAGATTAACTGTAACCCAATCCTTCAATGATAAAATTGTCTGTATTGGTTTTGGTTTAGGCGATAAAATTGATATCATAAAAAGTAAAAGACCGTTTAGTGCAGCTTATTCCATAGATGAAAATCATTGGAATGGCAACGTCAGTTTACAGTTGAAATTGAAGGATATAAAAAAATAA
- a CDS encoding OmpA family protein, whose translation MKQPVVLLFFLCGFISNSQNLVLNPSFEDFYDCPRDISLFHRNVKDWTIPNNGTTDYFNSCSEKMGFQNFNGYQKAKTGNSYAGIYAYFKKDYREYVQGTLKTTLERGKKYQVKFYISLAENSRYALKELGIMMTAEKFNASKSKTNINARHFANRIPNLKFRPTFSKEFYDNDKDWMEVSFIYTANGFENYFAIGNFNSNSDTKKSKARQTGYEPFSYYYIDDVSIELLEKEVVIETIKTVEEPTINTNEVYIFKNVLFDFDKADLLVVSKEELNQLYKHLEANLTLNVEIYGHTDATGLETRNQELSEQRAKAVLDYLIEKGLNATRIKSFGFGSTQPISDNDTEEGRQLNRRVAFKLIEN comes from the coding sequence ATGAAACAACCAGTCGTATTGCTTTTCTTTCTTTGTGGATTTATTTCAAATAGTCAAAACTTAGTTTTAAATCCAAGTTTTGAAGATTTTTATGATTGTCCAAGAGATATAAGCTTATTTCATAGAAATGTAAAAGACTGGACAATTCCCAATAATGGCACAACGGATTATTTTAATTCGTGTAGCGAGAAAATGGGTTTCCAAAACTTCAATGGCTATCAAAAAGCCAAAACAGGAAATAGTTATGCTGGTATATATGCGTATTTCAAGAAAGACTATAGAGAATATGTTCAAGGCACATTAAAAACTACCTTAGAGCGAGGGAAGAAATATCAAGTTAAATTCTATATCAGTTTAGCGGAAAACTCAAGATACGCCCTTAAAGAATTGGGGATTATGATGACGGCTGAGAAATTCAATGCATCCAAAAGTAAAACGAATATCAATGCAAGACACTTCGCGAATCGAATTCCGAATTTAAAATTCCGTCCAACTTTCAGTAAAGAATTCTATGATAATGACAAAGACTGGATGGAGGTTTCCTTTATTTATACCGCAAATGGATTTGAAAACTATTTTGCTATTGGTAATTTTAATTCTAATTCCGATACCAAAAAGAGTAAAGCGCGACAAACGGGTTATGAACCATTTTCATACTACTACATTGATGATGTTTCAATAGAACTTTTAGAAAAAGAAGTCGTTATAGAAACTATCAAAACAGTTGAAGAGCCAACTATTAATACCAATGAAGTTTACATCTTCAAAAATGTATTATTCGATTTTGATAAAGCGGACTTGTTAGTGGTTTCAAAAGAAGAACTCAATCAACTTTACAAACATTTAGAAGCTAACCTTACATTAAATGTTGAAATTTACGGACATACAGATGCCACTGGGTTAGAAACTAGGAATCAAGAATTATCAGAACAACGTGCCAAAGCGGTTTTAGATTATTTAATTGAAAAAGGATTGAATGCAACTAGGATTAAATCATTTGGTTTTGGAAGTACGCAACCTATTTCAGATAATGACACAGAAGAAGGACGCCAATTAAATAGACGTGTTGCTTTTAAGTTGATTGAAAACTAA
- a CDS encoding MFS transporter, whose product MAKNDPYAALRIKEFNIFLLVRFALVFGWSMQFIVIEWQVYALTNDKLSLGIIGLCEFLPAFLFAPFAGHIVDKKEKRNLFTLCIALFSLISFGLFWLTSEAIESSWTVNYILYGIYSLVFFGGVLRAFFGPTIFSLIALIVPKKIYPNAATWSSSTWKGANVFGALCGGFLIAWIGVHHTLGIIFSLVMLALILVFGIKKKPVLNKKTNESVMDSLKVGLRFVFNDKVILGALTLDMIAVLFGGAVAIFAVFAKDVLDAGPRGFGFLNAALSSGSIITMVATTYLPITKNTGKKLLISVFGFGICMIIFGASKLLWLSLVALFLSGVFDGVSMVIRQTILQLKTPDDMRGRVGAVNSMFVGSSNELGALESGVAAKLFGAPLAVILGGTVTLITVTTMHFKNKSLRELDLTKDIEEHEKDGV is encoded by the coding sequence TTGGCAAAAAACGATCCATACGCGGCATTAAGAATCAAGGAATTCAACATCTTTTTATTGGTGCGATTCGCCTTGGTTTTTGGTTGGTCTATGCAATTTATTGTCATCGAATGGCAAGTGTATGCTTTAACCAATGATAAATTAAGTCTAGGCATTATTGGGCTTTGCGAATTTTTACCCGCATTTTTATTTGCCCCTTTTGCAGGTCATATTGTTGACAAAAAAGAAAAACGAAACTTATTTACGCTTTGCATTGCCTTATTCTCATTAATCAGTTTTGGCTTGTTTTGGCTCACTTCAGAAGCTATTGAAAGTTCTTGGACAGTCAACTATATTCTATATGGCATATATAGTTTAGTGTTTTTCGGAGGCGTTTTAAGAGCCTTTTTTGGGCCTACTATTTTTTCGCTTATAGCCTTAATTGTACCTAAAAAAATATACCCAAATGCAGCGACTTGGAGCAGTAGTACTTGGAAAGGTGCTAATGTATTTGGTGCACTTTGTGGCGGATTTTTAATCGCATGGATTGGTGTGCACCATACGCTTGGAATTATATTTTCACTCGTGATGTTAGCATTAATATTAGTCTTTGGTATAAAAAAGAAACCTGTTCTCAATAAAAAAACGAATGAATCGGTGATGGACAGTTTAAAAGTTGGACTACGATTTGTGTTTAACGATAAGGTTATTTTAGGAGCATTAACCCTAGATATGATTGCTGTTTTATTTGGTGGCGCTGTGGCCATATTTGCTGTATTTGCAAAAGATGTTTTAGATGCAGGTCCAAGAGGCTTCGGTTTTCTAAATGCAGCGTTGTCTTCTGGAAGTATTATTACTATGGTGGCAACAACCTATTTACCAATCACAAAAAACACAGGGAAAAAACTGCTAATTTCAGTCTTTGGCTTTGGAATATGTATGATTATTTTTGGAGCTTCTAAGCTACTTTGGCTGAGTTTGGTTGCTTTATTTTTATCTGGTGTGTTTGATGGTGTGTCTATGGTGATTCGTCAGACCATTCTTCAGCTTAAGACTCCAGATGATATGAGAGGAAGAGTTGGTGCCGTTAACTCTATGTTTGTTGGGTCTTCTAATGAGCTTGGAGCGCTTGAAAGTGGAGTCGCTGCAAAACTATTTGGAGCGCCATTGGCTGTAATACTTGGAGGTACCGTAACACTTATTACGGTGACAACAATGCATTTTAAAAACAAATCATTACGTGAACTAGATCTTACTAAAGATATTGAAGAACACGAAAAAGATGGAGTATAA
- the nrtS gene encoding nitrate/nitrite transporter NrtS, which produces MILKLLKIALEKDIVISSIKVAIVVGCILNIINQGDLLYHLNFEKVNWVKLGLCFVVPYSVSTYASVKVKTGRH; this is translated from the coding sequence ATGATTCTAAAACTGCTTAAAATAGCTTTAGAAAAAGACATTGTCATCTCTTCAATTAAAGTCGCTATAGTGGTTGGTTGTATTTTAAATATTATCAACCAAGGAGACCTTTTATATCATTTGAATTTTGAAAAGGTAAATTGGGTAAAGCTTGGCTTATGCTTTGTGGTGCCTTATTCTGTGTCTACTTACGCTTCTGTTAAAGTAAAAACAGGACGACATTAA
- a CDS encoding UDP-2,3-diacylglucosamine diphosphatase: MHIADGKKIYFASDNHLGAPTSEASRPREKKFVAWLDEIKHDAAAIFLMGDLFDFWFEYKTVVPKGFTRTLGKLAEISDSGIPIHYFVGNHDLWMNGYFEEELGIPVYHKPEEFTFNDTSVFIGHGDGLGPGDKGYKRMKKVFTSPFFQWLFKWMHPDIGVKIGQYMSVKNKMISGDDDATFLGEDNEWLAVYCKRKLEDKHRDYFVFGHRHLPLEIDLNETSKYINLGDWIQYYTYGVFDGENFELKTY; encoded by the coding sequence ATACATATTGCCGACGGAAAAAAAATCTATTTTGCATCAGATAATCATTTAGGCGCACCAACTAGTGAAGCGTCTCGACCTCGTGAAAAAAAATTCGTCGCTTGGTTAGATGAGATCAAACATGATGCGGCGGCTATTTTCTTAATGGGAGATCTCTTCGATTTTTGGTTTGAATATAAAACCGTAGTGCCTAAAGGTTTTACAAGAACTTTGGGGAAATTAGCAGAAATTAGTGATTCCGGAATTCCGATTCATTATTTTGTAGGTAACCACGATTTATGGATGAATGGCTATTTTGAAGAAGAATTAGGTATTCCTGTATATCATAAGCCTGAAGAATTCACGTTTAATGACACCTCTGTCTTTATTGGTCATGGTGACGGTTTAGGTCCTGGAGATAAAGGCTACAAACGCATGAAAAAAGTGTTTACAAGTCCTTTCTTTCAATGGTTATTTAAATGGATGCATCCTGATATTGGAGTTAAAATCGGACAATATATGTCTGTAAAAAACAAAATGATTTCAGGCGATGATGATGCAACGTTTTTAGGAGAAGACAATGAATGGCTAGCGGTATATTGCAAACGTAAACTCGAAGATAAACACCGAGATTATTTTGTATTTGGTCATAGACATTTGCCTTTAGAAATTGACTTAAATGAAACGTCTAAGTACATTAATTTAGGCGACTGGATTCAGTATTATACCTACGGAGTTTTTGACGGTGAAAATTTTGAACTTAAAACCTATTAA
- a CDS encoding 6-pyruvoyl trahydropterin synthase family protein, whose product MSKIRITKQFSFETGHALYGYDGKCKNVHGHSYHLFVTVIGTPIADATNVKFGMVIDFGDLKKIVKEEIVDVFDHATVFNKNTPHVELAKELEAREHNVLLVDYQPTSEMMVIDFAEKIKQRLPETIKLHSLRLSETTSSFAEWYASDNE is encoded by the coding sequence ATGAGTAAAATTCGCATAACAAAACAGTTTTCTTTTGAAACAGGTCACGCCCTATACGGTTACGACGGTAAGTGTAAAAACGTGCATGGTCATAGTTACCACCTTTTTGTTACCGTAATAGGAACACCAATAGCAGATGCCACTAATGTAAAATTTGGAATGGTCATCGATTTTGGTGACTTAAAGAAAATAGTAAAGGAAGAAATTGTAGATGTTTTTGACCATGCTACGGTTTTTAATAAAAACACACCACACGTAGAATTGGCCAAGGAACTAGAAGCTAGAGAGCATAATGTGTTGCTTGTAGATTATCAGCCAACAAGTGAAATGATGGTGATTGATTTTGCGGAAAAAATAAAACAGCGTTTACCAGAAACTATAAAATTACATTCTTTAAGGCTTTCAGAAACCACCTCTTCTTTTGCTGAATGGTACGCTAGTGATAATGAGTAA